One Plasmodium relictum strain SGS1 genome assembly, chromosome: 2 genomic region harbors:
- the VPS51 gene encoding vacuolar protein sorting-associated protein 51, putative, with product MANKNVRRKNVGSLLYNYYNLNDENSVRKDEDINNLNKIYCINKKITEEDVGSKLRNNNNITEYDLNKNLINEKNTEKSIENERIISKEQIKDVDELDKKSSEFNVNNYFKKLLENSSLEELINKSKKIEKEIKQNDSFMQSLVYENYNKFIEAADTIIYLKKNFNGVKEKIKGINDHIEYIDNNSNSVCNKVSRNFEKIENLIEIKKLLNDINLIMKIPQNMFSFIVQKKYIKALQIFIEAIPFFNKNKNIVAFQNLYLDSNNLANIACHFFLKKLNKEKNIKKLPKVFLNNENKNKMDNKNEKEDKNFAFFKNDLEQSFELLHSYVLPSDEIISCLYLILSYGKNKKKIRNLYIQNRINALKYLFYNIFNLNNYEDFDTKKLKLKCNMFTSKEVKSEKGNDEHASNASIFYNKIFESIFELSYNHLLKFFFSIVDNLKKIFIEESSKEHQQHFLLNKTENDNNNDGKEKFYKDIHYLKNLINNLNTKIEEKNKSFKKDIISYADNTTTTKHEKYHKDDLPFDINYSNGLNKLLNNDDDNKIIETLTKGFFKALLKLTIDCIYIINPPIKIIVLCLKKLIKNVKNYNNCKIVISKIMNNFINKIYYILLKLHFYNMCFNNNIALSNFLNICNKEEILYIMESKNELGHNILLNLCLTFMDFEVFYEEINISSNFYFKHLINFVIIYFIFLINYINNFMKYFICVYENNTYYEVSDENNKEEKIYGKLEYEKGGKKIKEENDNIKNQCKPYLDDFQTKRENVNNIEELIKNLNSENDSNYDKRTSRDFKNSNNINSYKSDSFRKEYSNSSYINKESVFKYKNIYPITYNEEDGKKKNEEKKLKDFKILSNYLYENIYINNIELQNILKNTKKYMKMDHENFIEKITEEEKYEIRKIKEIYFLLSLVLVFYNFKKEGIYKIFTILLDIYKNSHSLINENKKIPLYDNLDVLLYKDIYPFLKKEEVEMKKVNMLECDNLNKNELINEDIGDYYLSKRNDLPNSDNEVNGESYSDKKNYKKEENDSLLYNKKEEINKKLFIYNTNIENDKKKNKKKVTETKSDHEYNDIFLKSDIDNKINLENRNNNNAYNLENKNSVSKIKNFNELISNSIEKESSNSKSEENYSDDDFYSDNNDKNKYVVGICKFMKYKLHEKCNELINLFISFYVNKISRTIELYIENEKWIESKEAELVSNNFIYLLKEIDKIHNHLTNFFNNKAKNVNKINNFSEIYIKIEKELEQICKKYSKKKNVNFSSDLENIKQIQNNNNISIHSINDQKNLEMYMYKLYMLKMKNYKRNIKLETKKILFIIIKILFKNYTEYIRNSYFNEKGFEKLKIDFFFYFYCLKHYIPSDDENILFVILNEVLINAKDRINQLNKKVDNNNMYHSYLLDNIKINIDKNKNFILKNLKGN from the coding sequence ATGgctaataaaaatgttagaagaaaaaatgtaggttctttattatataattactataatttaaatgatgaaaacAGTGTTAGGAAAGATGAAGATatcaataatttaaataaaatttattgtattaataaaaaaataactgaAGAAGATGTGGGTAGTAAATTAAGGAATAACAATAATATCACAGaatatgatttaaataaaaacttaataaatgaaaaaaatactgAAAAATCTATAGAAAACGAAAGAATTATTTCAAAAGAACAAATAAAAGATGTAGATGAACttgataaaaaaagttcTGAATTCaatgtaaataattattttaaaaaattgttagAAAATTCTAGTTTAGAAGagttaataaataaatcaaaGAAAATAGAGAAAGAAATTAAACAAAATGACAGTTTTATGCAATCTTTAGTATATGAAAATTACAATAAATTTATTGAAGCAGCAGAtacaattatatatttaaaaaaaaattttaatggtgtaaaagaaaaaatcaaAGGTATAAATGATCATATAGAGTATATAGACAATAATTCTAATTCAGTATGTAATAAAGTTTCTagaaattttgaaaaaattgaaaatttgattgaaatcaaaaaattattaaatgatattaatttaattatgaaaataccccaaaatatgttttcttttattgttcaaaagaaatatataaaagcattacaaatttttattgaaGCTATACCgttctttaataaaaataaaaatattgtagcatttcaaaatttatatttagatAGTAATAATTTAGCTAATATTGCTTGTCacttctttttaaaaaaattaaataaggaaaaaaatataaaaaaattacctAAAGTATTTCTAaacaatgaaaataaaaataaaatggataataaaaatgaaaaagaagataaaaattttgctttttttaaaaatgatttagaACAATCATTTGAATTATTACATTCCTATGTTTTACCAAGTGATGAAATAATTTCATGCTTATATTTAATACTATCTtatggaaaaaataaaaaaaaaataagaaatttgTATATTCAAAATAGAATTAATGCTTTAAAATatctattttataatatttttaatttaaataattacgAAGATTTTGacacaaaaaaattaaagttaaAATGCAATATGTTTACTTCCAAAGAAGTAAAGAGTGAAAAAGGAAATGATGAACATGCTAGTAATGCtagtattttttataacaagATATTTGAAAGTATTTTTGAATTATCTTACaatcatttattaaaatttttctttagtaTTGTagacaatttaaaaaaaatatttattgagGAATCTAGTAAAGAACATCAACagcattttcttttaaataaaacagagaatgataataataatgatggaAAAGAAAAGTTTTATAAAGATATTCATTACTTaaagaatttaataaataatttgaacacaaaaatagaagaaaaaaataaatcttttaaaaagGATATAATATCATATGCTGATAATACAACTACTACTAAACACGAAAAATATCATAAAGATGATCTTCCTTTTGATATAAATTATAGTAATGGATTAAATAAGTTATTGAATAATgatgatgataataaaataattgaaaCTTTAACAAAAGGTTTTTTTAAAGCTTTATTAAAACTAACCATTGattgcatatatataattaatccaccaataaaaataattgtattatgtttaaaaaaattaataaaaaatgttaaaaattataataattgtaAAATTGTCATAtcaaaaattatgaataattttataaataaaatatattatatattattaaaattacatttttataatatgtgttttaataataacataGCTCTTTcgaattttttgaatatttgtaataaagaagaaatattatatatcatGGAAAGTAAAAATGAACTGGGtcataatatattattaaatcttTGTTTAACCTTCATGGATTTTGAAGTATtttatgaagaaataaatataagtagtaatttttatttcaaacaCTTAATTAATTTcgtaattatttattttatatttttaattaattatattaataattttatgaaatattttatttgtgtatatgaaaataatacttATTATGAAGTATCAGATGAAAacaataaagaagaaaaaatatatggaaAGTTAGAATATGAAAAGggaggaaaaaaaataaaggaagaaaatgataatattaaaaatcaGTGTAAACCTTATTTGGATGATTTTCAAACAAAAAGAGAAAATGTCAATAATATTgaagaattaataaaaaatttaaattctgAAAATGATAGTAACTATGATAAAAGAACGTCGAGAGATTTTAAGAATAGTAATAACataaattcatataaaaGTGATAGTTTTAGGAAAGAATATTCAAATAgttcatatataaataaagaaagtgtatttaaatacaaaaatatatatcccATTACTTATAACGAAGAAGatgggaaaaaaaaaaatgaagaaaagaAACTAAAAGATTTTAAGATTTTAtcaaattatttgtatgaaaatatttatattaataatatagaattacaaaatattttaaaaaatacaaaaaaatatatgaaaatggATCACGAgaattttattgaaaaaataactgaagaagaaaaatatgaaataagaaaaataaaagaaatatattttttattgtctCTAGTTTtagtattttataatttcaaaaaggaaggtatttataaaatttttactatattacttgatatatataaaaattctcattctttaataaatgaaaacaaaaaaataccTCTATATGATAACTTAGATGTATTACTATACAAAGATATATAcccatttttaaaaaaagaagaagttgaaatgaaaaaagtgaACATGCTTGAAtgtgataatttaaataaaaatgagttAATTAATGAAGATATTGGCGATTATTATTTATCTAAAAGGAATGATTTACCTAATTCAGATAATGAAGTAAACGGAGAAAGTTAttcagataaaaaaaattataaaaaagaagaaaatgattcgcttttatataacaaaaaagaagaaataaataaaaaactattcatttataatacaaatatagaaaatgataaaaaaaaaaataaaaaaaaggtaacAGAAACTAAAAGTGATCATGAATataatgatatttttttaaaaagtgatattgataataaaatcaatttagaaaatagaaataataataatgcaTACAacttagaaaataaaaatagcgtaagtaaaataaaaaactttaatgaattaatttCAAATAGTATAGAAAAGGAGTCGTCTAATTCGAAATCAGAAGAAAATTATAGTGATGATGATTTTTATAGTGATAacaatgataaaaataagtatgtAGTTGGTATTTGtaaatttatgaaatataaattacaCGAAAAATGtaatgaattaataaatctatttatttctttttatgttAACAAAATATCACGTACAATCGAGTTGTatattgaaaatgaaaagtGGATAGAAAGCAAAGAAGCAGAATTAGTAAgtaataactttatatacctcttaaaagaaattgataaaattcataatcatttaactaatttttttaataacaaagcaaaaaatgtaaacaaaataaataattttagtgaaatatatataaaaatagaaaaggaATTAGAACAAATATGTAAAAagtattcaaaaaaaaaaaatgttaatttCTCCAGTGATTtggaaaatataaaacaaatacaaaataataataatattagtaTACATTCAATAAATGaccaaaaaaatttagaaatgtatatgtataaattatatatgttgaaaatgaaaaattataaaagaaatataaaacttgaaactaaaaaaattctcttcataataataaaaatattatttaagaaTTATACTGAATACATCAGAAATTcctattttaatgaaaaaggttttgaaaagttaaaaatagacttttttttttatttctattgtTTAAAACACTATATACCTTCAGATGATGAGAAcattttatttgttattcTAAATGaagttttaataaatgcAAAAGACAGGATTAATCagctaaataaaaaagttgaTAATAACAATATGTACCACTCATATTTATTAGATAACATTAAAATTAacatagataaaaataaaaattttatattgaaaaacttaaaaggaaattaa